Proteins encoded within one genomic window of Trichoderma asperellum chromosome 2, complete sequence:
- the MCM2 gene encoding MCM DNA helicase complex subunit (BUSCO:EOG092D0NR0), which produces MSSPLRDHPASGNRGSAPRSGRKRSRPDGDDVSTPGALSSSPLPSSPPGPLNFAHGVEDDEDIEEEAEIQDDIDDIDEMADDDVDLFREGFEADYRDREDDVYEGAGLDDDGDYDSMDLGERRRLEAQLNRRDKEVARRQRIPAAFLPGDDDDGDIDLTAQPRRRRHHYDEDPDDAMDADIMEEELSLEALGDVKASNLTEWVSQPPVQRTIKREFKAFLTSYIDASGSSVYGNRIRTLGEINAESLEVSYEHLAESKAILAYFLANAPAEMLKLFDEVAMDVVLLHYPDYERIHSEIHVRIFDLPVHYTLRQLRQSHLNCLVRVSGVVTRRSGVFPQLKYVKFDCGKCGETLGPFQQESHVEVKVTFCQSCQSRGPFTLNSEKTVYRNYQRLTLQESPGTVPAGRLPRHREVILLWDLIDKAKPGEEIEVTGVYRNNYDAQLNNRNGFPVFATILEANNVVKTHDQLAGFRLTEEDEQEIRKLARDPNIVDRIVNSIAPSIYGHTDIKTAVALSLFGGVAKTGRGAHHVRGDINVLLLGDPGTAKSQVLKYVEKTAHRAVFATGQGASAVGLTASVRRDPLTSEWTLEGGALVLADRGTCLIDEFDKMNDQDRTSIHEAMEQQTISISKAGIVTTLQARCGIIAAANPMGGRYNSMIPFSANVELTEPILSRFDILCVVRDLVEPSEDERLARFIVGSHGRSHPLSQARPDANGTAATTQDSAMDTQQTSASRGQRDGTEIPQELLRKYILYARERCSPKLYHMDEDKVARLFADMRRESLATGAYPITVRHLEAIIRISEAFCRMRLSEYCSAQDIDRAIAVTVESFVGSQKVSCKKALARAFAKYTLARPGAKKGGSGASQRRPDAVMA; this is translated from the exons ATGAG TTCTCCGCTTCGTGATCACCCTGCATCTGGCAATCGTGGCTCTGCCCCGCGGTCAGGCCGCAAGCGCTCTCGCCCTGACGGCGACGATGTGTCTACGCCTGGTGCCCTGAGCTCCAGCCCACTGCCCTCGTCTCCACCGGGGCCTCTCAACTTTGCGCATGGAgtcgaagacgacgaggatatcgaggaggaggcagagatCCAGGATGACATTGATGACATTGACGAGATGGCGGACGATGATGTCGATCTGTTCCGCGAAGGTTTCGAGGCCGATTATAGAGATAGGGAGGATGATGTATACGAAGGCGCCGGAttggatgacgatggcgattaCGACTCTATGGATCTGGGCGAGAGGCGGCGACTGGAGGCCCAGCTGAATCGACGAGACAAAGAAGTTGCCCGTCGGCAAAGAATCCCCGCTGCATTCCTCCccggcgatgacgatgacggcgaTATCGACCTGACGGCGCAGCCTCGTAGACGAAGACATCACTACGACGAAGACCCCGACGATGCTATGGATGCTGACAtcatggaggaggagctctcTCTCGAAGCTCTGGGCGATGTCAAGGCCTCTAATCTAACAGAGTGGGTGTCTCAGCCTCCAGTCCAGCGGACAATCAAGCGGGAATTCAAGGCGTTTTTAACATCCTACATCGATGCCTCGGGTTCTTCCGTCTATGGCAACCGGATTCGGACTCTGGGTGAAATCAACGCAGAGTCTTTGGAGGTCTCGTACGAGCACCTGGCCGAAAGCAAGGCCATCCTCGCCTACTTCTTGGCCAACGCTCCTGCAGAGATGCTCAAGCTCTTTGATGAAGTAGCCATGGATGTTGTGTTGCTGCACTACCCTGATTATGAACGGATTCATTCCGAGATTCACGTCCGCATCTTTGACCTGCCTGTCCACTATACCCTCCGACAACTGCGTCAATCGCATCTCAACTGCCTTGTGCGAGTTAGCGGTGTTGTTACTCGTCGGAGTGGTGTCTTCCCTCAGCTCAAATATGTCAAATTTGACTGTGGCAAGTGTGGTGAGACTCTGGGCCCTTTCCAACAGGAGTCACATGTCGAGGTTAAGGTCACATTCTGCCAAAGCTGCCAGTCTCGCGGCCCCTTTACTCTGAACTCGGAAAAGACCGTCTATCGCAACTATCAACGACTCACGCTGCAAGAGTCGCCGGGCACTGTTCCTGCTGGACGTCTTCCCCGCCATAGAGAAGTCATTCTTTTGTGGGATCTCATTGACAAGGCCAAGCCTggcgaggagattgaggttACGGGTGTGTACCGAAATAACTACGACGCTCAACTGAACAACCGCAACGGCTTCCCTGTTTTTGCTACTATTCTTGAGGCCAACAACGTCGTCAAAACCCACGATCAGCTTGCTGGATTCCGCTTGACCGAGGAGGATGAGCAGGAGATCCGAAAGCTGGCCCGCGACCCCAATATTGTGGACCGAATTGTCAATTCAATCGCCCCCAGCATTTACGGACACACTGACATTAAGACGGCGGTTGCTCTATCTCTCTTTGGTGGTGTTGCCAAGACCGGTCGAGGAGCACATCACGTTCGTGGTGATATCAACGTGCTCCTTCTTGGTGACCCCGGAACGGCTAAATCGCAAGTCCTCAAGTATGTTGAGAAGACAGCACACAGAGCCGTGTTTGCGACTGGTCAGGGTGCCAGCGCTGTTGGTCTGACGGCTAGTGTCCGTCGAGACCCCTTGACAAGTGAGTGGACGCTTGAAGGCGGCGCTCTCGTCTTGGCGGATAGGGGCACATGCCTCATCGACGAGTTCGACAAGATGAACGACCAAGACAGAACATCGATTCACGAAGCCATGGAACAGCAGACCATTTCTATATCCAAAGCAGGTATTGTGACCACGCTACAGGCACGGTGCGgcatcattgctgctgccaatccGATGGGAGGACGATATAATTCAATGATTCCGTTTTCGGCCAACGTGGAGCTGACCGAACCTATCTTGTCGCGTTTCGATATCTTGTGCGTTGTGCGAGATTTGGTAGAGCCGTCTGAAGACGAACGGCTGGCGAGGTTTATCGTTGGTTCTCACGGGCGAAGCCATCCTTTGTCACAGGCTCGCCCAGACGCAAATGGTACTGCCGCTACAACTCAAGACAGCGCAATGGACACTCAGCAGACTAGTGCATCAAGAGGCCAGAGGGATGGTACGGAGATTCCGCAGGAGTTATTGCGCAAATACATCTTGTATGCCCGAGAGCGCTGCAGCCCCAAACTCTACCACATGGATGAAGACAAAGTAGCGCGACTTTTCGCAGATATGCGAAGGGAATCTCTTGCAACAGGAGCTTATCCGATCACT GTTCGTCATCTTGAAGCCATCATTCGAATTAGCGAAGCGTTCTGCCGAATGCGCCTTTCTGAATACTGCTCAGCACAAGACATTGATCGAGCAATTGCTGTTACGGTAGAGAGTTTTGTTGGCAGCCAAAAGGTCAGCTGCAAGAAGGCTCTGGCGCGAGCCTTTGCCAAGTACACGCTGGCCCGGCCGGGTGCGAAGAAGGGAGGTAGCGGAGCGAGCCAGCGGCGACCAGACGCTGTGATGGCTTGA
- a CDS encoding uncharacterized protein (BUSCO:EOG092D3E1M), which yields MSDNAPPPPTVESLSLSAAETKPERATGRSNSFSQQSRASDDSQTAADFLRDQEILEADAREALPYSIETCTKILGPLRQNVFACLTCNPAPTKPEDAWNPAGMCYACSVSCHGEHTLVEIFQKRNFTCDCGTTRFPSSSPCTLRINSETNTKGNVHSEEPDVNNKYNDNFKNRFCCCECDYDPFEQKGTMFQCLGLGTAETGGCGEDWYHPGCLVGMGPKWFEQMNKSKSKAIPKETEKKGSALATITEKDEAQSNNSTTEAAEDVAVEDEDDEPPMPPGFPAEDDFEGFLCYKCVEANPWIKQYAGTSGFLPALFLNDPAASAPSPSNESTATAASKKRKAEDNEDEEMTDAKRIKSEDQPSTIESTVMEDTAVQLTEDAAKPGEHAAEGETKDGGLASCKLPNLPVAPEGRFSLFFKEDFREKLCHCSDCYGKLNAHPQLLEEEEVYEPPLSDDGASQHGGSTHGSGSLLDRGESALRNMDRVKAIEGVMAYNHLKEQLTPFFKQFAESGKAVGAEDIKAYFAKLRGDEQGIKEAGEAAASSKENRDGEDDGRREQSGY from the exons ATGTCCGACAAcgctcctccacctccaacGGTCGAATCGTTATCGCTATCCGCCGCAGAGACAAAGCCAGAGCGTGCTACAGgccgcagcaacagcttctcCCAGCAATCGCGGGCGTCCGACGACTCTCAAACTGCCGCTGA CTTTCTTCGCGACCAAGAAATCCTCGAAGCCGACGCTCGCGAGGCCCTGCCTTAC AGCATCGAGACATGTACCAAGATCCTCGGTCCGCTTCGACAAAATGTATTTGCTTGTTTAACTTGCAACCCTGCGCCGACAAAGCCTGAAGATGCCTGGAACCCGGCGGGCATGTGCTATGCCTGCTCAGTCTCATGCCACGGCGAACATACTCTTGTGGAGATCTTCCAGAAGAGAAACTTCACTTGCGATTGCGGAACCACGCGCTTCCCGTCCAGCAGCCCATGCACGCTACGCATCAATAGCGAGACCAATACAAAGGGCAACGTACACTCTGAAGAGCCGGATGTGAACAACAAGTACAATGACAACTTCAAGAACCGATTCTGCTGTTGCGAGTGCGATTATGACCCCTTTGAGCAAAAAGGAACCATGTTCCAATGCCTTGGGCTGGGCACTGCCGAGACTGGAGGCTGTGGAGAGGACTGGTATCATCCTGGCTGCCTGGTAGGCATGGGGCCCAAGTGGTTTGAGCAGATGAACAAAAGCAAATCCAAGGCTATACCAAAGGAGActgagaagaaggggagCGCCCTTGCAACAATTACGGAAAAAGACGAGGCCCAGTCAAACAATAGCACAACAGAGGCCGCGGAAGATGTGGCAgttgaggatgaggatgacgagccGCCGATGCCTCCTGGGTTCCCAGCTGAAGACGACTTTGAAGGGTTCTTATGTTACAAGTGTGTGGAAGCAAATCCATGGATCAAACAGTATGCAGGAACCTCAGGCTTCCTACCAGCTCTGTTTCTAAATGATCCCGCGGCTTCTGCACCGTCGCCGTCCAACGAGAGCACGGCAACAGCTGCATCCAAGAAACGCAAGGCCGAAGAcaatgaggatgaagagatgaCAGACGCGAAGCGCATTAAGAGCGAGGACCAGCCATCAACTATTGAATCTACCGTAATGGAAGATACTGCAGTACAGCTCACTGAAGATGCTGCCAAGCCAGGAGAACACGCCGCAGAGGGAGAAACCAAGGATGGCGGCCTAGCATCGTGCAAGCTGCCTAACCTTCCCGTCGCACCCGAAGggcgcttctctctctttttcaaaGAGGACTTCCGCGAGAAACTGTGCCACTGCTCAGATTGCTACGGCAAACTCAACGCCCACCCACAGCTCctagaagaggaagaagtctACGAGCCCCCTCTGTCAGACGACGGTGCTTCCCAACACGGAGGCTCGACGCACGGAAGTGGCAGCCTGCTGGACCGCGGTGAAAGCGCCTTGCGCAACATGGATCGCGTCAAGGCCATTGAGGGCGTCATGGCATATAACCACCTCAAAGAGCAACTCACACCGTTCTTCAAGCAGTTTGCTGAGAGCGGCAAGGCCGTGGGCGCAGAGGACATCAAGGCGTACTTTGCGAAGCTGCGCGGTGACGAGCAGGGTATCAAGGAGGCGGGCGAGGCTGCGGCTTCGTCCAAGGAGAATAgggatggagaagacgatggcCGACGCGAGCAGAGCGGGTATTAG
- a CDS encoding uncharacterized protein (EggNog:ENOG41) has protein sequence MAAGAPEPQIFANNLHQDQATRDMNFATPPNLDPILQHQQNHQQQPQPPAQLQSQIQARHQLQQQQQQQHQNLQQQHQQQQFQMNGMNGANMGAVMPAPTPAGHQAELNYIYGMVEELSRQLADNRKVTEDIVSGLGRVRNKAKAQGLGNNEMISSAADDINAQESNLDTIISELSESFDKAKHSRDANAALLSQYANAISLMLKQFHEYKSKHVADVAAWHRSYRAQLDEARRENSRLREQIWEMQTHAGRANESLRKFRRKYDEDEERFARRVDDTALRQELRFWKRMAMPELEDDDPYWSGDDDIIDEAEKERLRELELRAAQEQHMVDSQGEDSDEQHHLSSMGMMGGIAMQREDSNSQILPIPPPRPLSAASSTGSTGR, from the exons ATGGCGGCCGGAGCCCCAGAGCCTCAGATCTTCGCTAACAACCTCCACCAAGATCAAGCCACGCGCGACATGAACTTTGCGACTCCGCCCAACTTGGATCCCAttctccagcaccagcaaaaccaccagcagcagccacagccaccGGCACAGCTACAGTCGCAGATTCAGGCGCGGCACCAGcttcaacaacagcagcaacagcaacaccaaaacctccagcaacagcaccagcagcagcagttccaAATGAACGGCATGAATGGCGCCAACATGGGCGCCGTCATGCCCGCGCCCACGCCGGCCGGACACCAGGCCGAGCTCAACTACATCTACGGCATGGTCGAGGAGCTGAGCCGGCAGCTCGCAGACAACAGAAAGGTTACCGAGGACATCGTCAGCGGCCTGGGGCGGGTGCGCAACAAGGCAAAGGCGCAGGGGCTGGGCAACAACGAGATGATCTCGTCTGCGGCCGACGACATCAATG CCCAAGAATCAAATCTCGACACCATCATCTCAGAACTCTCCGAGTCCttcgacaaggccaagcaTAGTCGCGATGCCAACGCCGCCCTCCTCTCGCAATACGCAAACGCCATCTCCCTCATGCTCAAGCAATTCCACGAATACAAGTCCAAGCACGTCGCCGACGTGGCCGCCTGGCACCGCTCCTACCGCGCACAGCTGGATGAGGCCCGTCGCGAGAACAGCAGGCTGCGCGAGCAGATATGGGAGATGCAGACTCACGCCGGCCGCGCCAACGAGTCACTCCGCAAGTTTCGACGCAAgtacgatgaagatgaggagcgGTTTGCGAGACGTGTGGATGATACTGCTCTGAGGCAGGAGCTGCGCTTTTGGAAGCGCATGGCAATGCCTGAGCTAGAAGACGACGACCCGTACTGGAGCGGGGATGATGATATcattgacgaggctgagaaggagaggcTGAGAGAGCTGGAATTGCGGGCGGCCCAGGAGCAGCACATGGTTGACAGCCAGGGTGAGGATAGCGATGAGCAGCACCACCTGTCTTCTATGGGCATGATGGGTGGCATCGCTATGCAGAGGGAGGACTCGAACAGCCAGATACTACCGATACCGCCTCCTCGGCCTCTCAGCGCGGCGTCTAGTACAGGCTCAACAGGCAGATGA